In the Clostridium beijerinckii genome, one interval contains:
- a CDS encoding response regulator transcription factor codes for MNEYSKILVVDDEFIMRQGITHMIDWEKEGFQIIGQASNGQEALEMIKKDIPDIIISDIVMPQINGIELAKFVQDKYPKIRIIILSSYSDFEYVKSSFQNGAVDYILKPSLNPSELLSTLKKISIKMKRNTLEGNSLSLTNSALNRLISGFDNDPDFNYFNTIFTFQSFCLFGLNAKKIYDNYSKRLEIIDFTISEIGKEFSLEGLNANYNIQVANIKNEIIVVIINFDDKSYNSLFSKLENISEIVSNSFKEAFFVLSNFFYSSRNIKDIYEKEFLVLTQQYFYNKNVSLMCSSNFKTPSPIEKFNFKRFSESISIMQFQNAFEMLTIYVTNAIDQRSLTEFELKTLIQNSFYNVITSLEYLNFDLNKLNSLKQECFHDIDNTKYSEDLLVAYNSLLNRFKQIIDTYENKINSHMINKIIQYIHDHYDEQLTLTNVSKLFNFNYSYLSTYFSSHNEEGFNEFLNKIRIQKACDFLKQDIPISDISGMVGYSDQSYFCKVFKKFIGLTPSAFRKKGY; via the coding sequence TCATATGATTGATTGGGAAAAAGAAGGCTTCCAAATTATAGGACAGGCTTCTAATGGTCAAGAAGCTCTCGAAATGATAAAAAAGGATATTCCTGACATTATAATTTCTGATATTGTAATGCCTCAAATAAATGGAATTGAATTAGCTAAATTTGTACAGGACAAATACCCTAAGATAAGAATTATCATCTTAAGTAGTTATAGCGATTTTGAATATGTTAAATCATCTTTTCAAAATGGTGCTGTTGATTATATTTTAAAACCTTCTCTAAATCCTTCTGAGTTATTAAGTACTCTAAAAAAGATTTCAATTAAAATGAAAAGAAATACTTTAGAAGGAAACTCTTTAAGTCTCACCAATAGCGCCTTAAATCGACTTATATCTGGCTTTGACAATGATCCTGACTTTAACTATTTTAATACGATATTTACTTTTCAATCATTTTGCTTATTTGGTTTAAACGCAAAGAAAATATATGATAATTATAGCAAACGCCTTGAAATTATTGATTTTACAATTTCAGAAATCGGCAAGGAATTTTCTTTAGAAGGTTTAAATGCAAATTATAATATACAAGTCGCTAATATTAAAAACGAAATCATAGTTGTAATTATAAATTTTGATGATAAAAGTTATAATTCTCTATTTAGTAAGCTAGAAAATATTTCAGAAATAGTTTCAAATAGTTTTAAAGAAGCATTTTTTGTATTAAGCAACTTCTTCTATTCTAGTAGAAATATTAAGGATATATACGAAAAGGAATTCCTAGTGTTAACTCAACAATATTTTTACAACAAAAATGTTTCTTTAATGTGCTCTTCCAACTTCAAAACACCATCGCCAATAGAAAAATTTAATTTTAAGCGTTTTTCAGAATCAATTTCTATAATGCAATTTCAGAATGCATTCGAAATGCTAACAATATACGTTACAAATGCTATTGATCAAAGATCTCTTACAGAATTTGAATTAAAAACATTGATTCAAAATTCTTTTTATAATGTGATTACTTCTTTAGAATATTTAAATTTTGATTTAAATAAGCTAAATTCATTAAAGCAAGAGTGCTTTCATGACATAGATAACACTAAATATTCAGAAGACTTACTTGTGGCCTATAACTCTCTCTTAAATCGCTTTAAACAAATAATAGACACATATGAAAATAAAATAAATTCACATATGATTAATAAAATTATTCAATACATTCATGATCATTACGACGAGCAACTTACTTTAACTAATGTATCTAAGCTATTTAATTTTAATTATTCATACTTATCAACCTACTTTAGTTCCCATAACGAAGAGGGGTTTAATGAATTTCTTAATAAAATTAGAATACAAAAAGCTTGTGATTTTTTAAAACAGGACATTCCTATCTCAGATATAAGCGGAATGGTTGGCTACTCAGATCAAAGTTACTTTTGTAAGGTTTTCAAGAAATTTATCGGACTCACTCCTAGCGCTTTTAGAAAAAAAGGATATTAA